In Falco biarmicus isolate bFalBia1 chromosome 5, bFalBia1.pri, whole genome shotgun sequence, a single genomic region encodes these proteins:
- the LOC130150143 gene encoding cytochrome c oxidase copper chaperone, with product MSTVAAASCDAKGAGEAREAREEKKPLKPCCACPETKKARDACIIEKGEENCRHLIEAHKECMRALGFKI from the exons ATGTCGACGGTCGCCGCCGCCAGCTGCGACGCGAAGGGAGCGGGGGAGGCGCGGGAGGCGCGGGAGGAGAAGAAGCCGCTGAAGCCCTGCTGCGCCTGCCCCGAGACCAAGAAGGCGCGGGACGCCTG catcattgagaagggggaagaaaattgTAGGCACCTAATTGAAGCTCACAAAGAGTGCATGAGAGCTCTGGGCTTCAAGATATGA